A region of Aliivibrio fischeri DNA encodes the following proteins:
- the asnS gene encoding asparagine--tRNA ligase — protein MTYAPVTDVLSGKLAVDSEVTVRGWIRSRRDSKAGISFLAVYDGSCFDPIQAVVPNDLNNYNDEVLKLTTGCSVEVTGTIVASPAKGQDFELAATEVKVVGWVEDAETYPMAKTRHSIEYLREVAHLRPRTNVIGAVARVRNCLSQAIHRFYHEQGYFWMSAPLITASDAEGAGEMFRVSTLDHANLPLDDKGNVDYDKDFFGKETFLTVSGQLNAETYACALSKVYTFGPTFRAENSHTSRHLAEFWMVEPEVAFATLDDVAKLAEDMLKYVFEAVLAERRDDLEFFASRIDKQAITRLEQFVSSDFAQVDYTDAIQILKDSGRDFEFDVEWGIDMSSEHERYLAEEHFKAPVIVKNYPKDIKAFYMRQNDDGKTVAAMDVLAPGIGEIIGGSQREERLDILDARMIEMGIDPEHMSWYRDLRRYGTVPHAGFGLGFERLVSYVTGMGNVRDVIPFPRTPRSANF, from the coding sequence ATGACTTACGCGCCTGTAACAGACGTATTAAGCGGTAAACTAGCGGTTGACAGTGAAGTAACTGTTCGCGGTTGGATCCGTTCGCGTCGCGATTCTAAAGCTGGTATTTCTTTCCTAGCTGTTTATGACGGTTCTTGTTTCGACCCGATTCAGGCCGTGGTTCCTAATGACTTAAATAATTACAACGACGAAGTGCTTAAACTAACAACAGGTTGTTCTGTTGAAGTGACTGGTACTATCGTTGCTTCTCCTGCTAAAGGCCAAGATTTTGAGCTTGCTGCAACTGAAGTTAAAGTTGTAGGTTGGGTTGAAGACGCAGAAACTTACCCAATGGCTAAGACTCGTCACTCAATTGAATATTTACGTGAAGTTGCACACCTTCGCCCACGTACTAACGTGATCGGTGCGGTTGCACGTGTTCGTAACTGTCTATCTCAAGCGATTCACCGTTTCTACCACGAGCAAGGCTACTTCTGGATGTCTGCTCCACTTATCACTGCATCTGATGCAGAAGGTGCTGGTGAAATGTTCCGTGTTTCTACTTTAGACCATGCGAACCTTCCTTTAGATGACAAAGGCAATGTTGATTACGACAAAGATTTCTTTGGTAAAGAAACATTCCTAACAGTATCTGGTCAACTTAATGCTGAAACTTACGCTTGTGCACTAAGCAAAGTTTACACATTCGGTCCTACTTTCCGTGCTGAAAACTCACACACAAGCCGCCACCTAGCTGAATTCTGGATGGTTGAGCCTGAAGTTGCTTTCGCTACTCTTGATGACGTAGCTAAACTAGCTGAAGACATGCTTAAGTATGTATTCGAAGCCGTTCTTGCTGAGCGTCGTGATGACCTTGAGTTCTTTGCTTCTCGCATCGACAAACAAGCAATCACTCGTCTAGAGCAATTCGTAAGCTCTGATTTCGCACAAGTAGACTACACTGACGCTATCCAAATCCTTAAAGATTCTGGTCGTGACTTTGAGTTTGATGTTGAGTGGGGCATCGATATGTCTTCTGAGCATGAGCGTTACCTTGCTGAAGAACACTTCAAAGCGCCAGTTATCGTTAAAAACTACCCGAAAGACATCAAAGCATTCTACATGCGTCAAAATGACGATGGTAAGACAGTTGCTGCAATGGATGTTCTTGCACCTGGCATTGGTGAGATCATTGGTGGTTCTCAACGTGAAGAGCGTTTAGACATTCTTGATGCACGTATGATTGAAATGGGTATCGACCCTGAACACATGAGCTGGTACCGCGATTTACGTCGTTACGGCACAGTTCCTCATGCTGGTTTCGGTCTTGGCTTTGAGCGTCTAGTATCTTACGTAACTGGTATGGGCAACGTTCGTGACGTTATCCCGTTCCCACGTACTCCACGTTCAGCTAACTTCTAA
- a CDS encoding heat-shock protein HtpX, whose protein sequence is MAEQETHLMAIDMLCCHLGISKEEAKEQLGISSSNDLQQQIMETQEALMSLDK, encoded by the coding sequence ATGGCTGAGCAAGAAACTCATTTGATGGCAATTGATATGCTTTGTTGCCACCTAGGAATATCAAAAGAAGAAGCAAAAGAACAATTAGGTATTTCCTCTTCTAATGATTTACAGCAACAAATTATGGAAACACAAGAAGCATTAATGTCTTTAGACAAGTAA
- a CDS encoding DUF1456 family protein, with amino-acid sequence MTNNDILRRIRYTFDFNDSKMIALFAAADLKVTREEVCNWLKADDDKDYKSCQDVQLATFLNGLINDKRGKREGEQPKPEEKLTNNIILKKLQIALNLKADEVLDLLKLVNFRLSKHELSAFFRKPDHKHYRVCKDQVLRNFLQAVQQNLRGESTEEAK; translated from the coding sequence TTGACTAATAACGACATTCTACGACGCATTCGCTACACATTCGATTTCAACGATTCAAAAATGATTGCATTGTTTGCTGCAGCTGATCTGAAAGTAACTCGTGAAGAAGTATGTAACTGGTTGAAAGCTGATGACGATAAAGATTACAAAAGCTGTCAAGATGTACAATTAGCAACGTTCTTAAATGGTTTAATTAACGATAAACGTGGTAAGCGTGAAGGCGAACAACCAAAGCCTGAAGAAAAGTTAACAAACAATATTATTCTGAAGAAACTACAAATTGCTTTGAACCTTAAAGCTGATGAGGTTTTAGATCTTCTAAAATTAGTTAACTTCCGTTTAAGCAAGCATGAGTTAAGTGCTTTCTTCCGTAAACCAGATCATAAACATTACCGTGTGTGTAAAGATCAAGTATTACGTAACTTCTTACAAGCTGTACAACAAAACTTACGTGGCGAATCAACAGAAGAAGCTAAGTAA
- a CDS encoding YcbK family protein — MSEFSPLRRKILLGGAATAGLSLFPSFSFASQFAETPRKLALSNLHTGEELKTEYFNGRQYQSAELHKLNHLCRDFRRNESIEMDKRLFDQLSAIQNVIGCDTQVQIISGYRSPATNEMLRGKSHGGVAKKSLHMLGKAMDFRLEGVPLAEVRKAALSLKAGGVGYYPGSNFVHIDTGRVRFW; from the coding sequence ATGTCTGAATTTAGTCCATTACGCCGTAAGATCCTTCTTGGTGGCGCAGCTACTGCTGGTTTAAGTTTATTTCCTTCATTCTCTTTTGCTTCACAATTTGCAGAGACGCCTCGTAAGTTAGCTTTGAGCAATTTACACACAGGTGAAGAATTAAAAACAGAATATTTCAATGGACGACAATATCAAAGTGCGGAACTTCATAAGTTAAATCATTTATGCCGAGATTTCCGTCGTAACGAAAGTATTGAGATGGATAAACGTCTATTTGATCAGTTATCAGCGATTCAAAATGTGATTGGTTGTGATACACAAGTTCAAATTATTTCAGGATATCGCTCACCAGCTACAAATGAAATGTTACGTGGGAAGTCTCACGGTGGTGTAGCGAAAAAAAGCTTACATATGCTTGGTAAAGCAATGGATTTTCGTTTAGAAGGGGTTCCATTAGCTGAAGTAAGAAAAGCGGCATTATCATTAAAAGCGGGTGGAGTAGGTTATTACCCGGGTAGCAACTTTGTTCATATCGATACGGGTAGAGTACGTTTTTGGTAA
- a CDS encoding endonuclease/exonuclease/phosphatase family protein produces the protein MSSPESLTFTTINMFNFVEPPNAFYDFENILTHDEWQKKQGWFKDKITEINSDVIGFQEVFSPNALKALVNELGYAYFCTVDEPKSEDGYVFNSPVVAFASRYPILNAQPVIAEQTQLERFGIEFEFNRIPVHASIELPHLGITDCYVVHFKSQRPKEAEVNNEIDEESLSSLNQLHDEQLGSWLSTAQRGLEANILHNHIIQQRKKTNQAVVVMGDFNKPLFHDEFKGLLSHELRFDKFSSDYLAQFQLKDSWDLYGKLKGIDLLEERTYTHYYGAKGSVLDYILLSNEFDSSFSGNILEVVDYTVTDKHIVNPTFDIDQFSTDHALVSITARIRQA, from the coding sequence TTGTCATCACCAGAAAGCCTCACCTTTACCACCATCAATATGTTCAACTTTGTTGAGCCGCCTAATGCATTCTATGATTTTGAAAACATATTGACCCATGATGAATGGCAAAAGAAGCAAGGTTGGTTTAAAGATAAAATTACCGAAATAAACTCTGATGTGATTGGTTTTCAAGAAGTATTCAGTCCCAATGCGCTAAAAGCGTTAGTGAATGAGTTGGGGTATGCGTATTTTTGCACAGTAGATGAACCAAAATCTGAAGATGGCTATGTCTTCAATTCCCCTGTTGTTGCCTTTGCTTCACGCTATCCAATATTAAACGCTCAACCTGTAATAGCTGAACAAACACAACTTGAACGATTTGGCATTGAATTTGAATTTAATCGTATTCCCGTTCATGCCAGTATCGAACTGCCTCACTTGGGTATAACAGATTGCTATGTCGTGCATTTTAAATCTCAACGCCCAAAAGAGGCTGAAGTTAATAATGAGATAGATGAAGAGAGTCTCTCCTCCCTTAATCAACTCCATGATGAACAATTAGGATCTTGGCTTTCTACCGCTCAACGAGGGTTGGAAGCGAATATTCTACATAACCACATTATTCAGCAACGCAAAAAAACAAACCAAGCTGTTGTCGTCATGGGTGATTTTAATAAGCCCTTGTTTCACGATGAATTCAAAGGGTTACTCTCTCATGAATTGCGATTTGATAAGTTTAGCTCTGACTATTTAGCTCAATTTCAACTAAAAGACAGTTGGGATCTTTATGGAAAATTAAAAGGGATAGATTTATTGGAAGAACGAACTTATACGCATTACTACGGCGCAAAAGGCTCTGTGTTAGATTACATACTGCTTTCTAATGAATTTGATAGCTCATTTTCTGGCAATATTTTAGAAGTAGTTGACTACACGGTGACAGATAAACACATTGTAAACCCGACATTCGATATTGATCAATTCAGTACTGATCACGCTCTAGTTTCCATTACCGCTCGTATACGTCAGGCATAA
- a CDS encoding L,D-transpeptidase family protein — MGRLIIILFVLFSSLCKPIHAALIDTYIEYYQEQLFYPEITQRLYNDDTLKWKSPLARKYLENQLALLALAQLNDSVTARYYQLQGMDGVEYDILATDTLIYLRTYQSSVSAKGKKWFFGGRIEASLPKPQPETIKGITKAIEERDLVSFTHALRPSSDQYEELYQRLFHYYQPYEDSESVFIKERLIRPNQLTDVNAIIYRLQVSGEINHQEADMLLRQSNDHYDSSLVLIIKEFQKRHGLKQDGIIGPKTLHWLNMTAKERVRIMALNIQRLRLWENKNSNFVLVNIPSYEMAYWQEGELVFTSKVIVGKPERRTPIFTTRLNAIVFNPEWKVPTKIMREDILPKALNNKDFLQSQNFEIIPTWLSKEVISIDDIDWEQVNVETFPYKLKQKSGNTNALGRYKFNTPNRNAIYLHDTPSRSLFSKQHRAYSSGCIRVEKASEFAQLLMKESHFSTQDYKDYHELPETSKVSLDQQISVYTIYQTSWVGEDNQVQFRNDIYKYDEWSKSRN, encoded by the coding sequence ATGGGACGATTGATAATTATTCTTTTTGTGCTTTTTTCCTCTTTATGCAAGCCTATTCATGCCGCTTTGATTGATACCTACATAGAGTATTATCAAGAACAACTTTTTTATCCTGAAATAACTCAACGCCTTTATAACGATGATACTTTAAAGTGGAAGTCTCCCTTAGCAAGAAAATACCTTGAGAATCAACTCGCACTTTTGGCATTAGCCCAATTAAATGACTCTGTCACTGCTCGTTACTATCAATTACAAGGAATGGATGGTGTTGAGTACGATATTTTAGCAACCGATACATTAATTTATCTCAGAACCTATCAATCTAGTGTTTCAGCAAAAGGGAAGAAATGGTTTTTTGGTGGGCGAATAGAAGCATCATTACCTAAACCACAACCTGAAACAATCAAAGGAATAACAAAAGCAATTGAAGAACGTGATTTAGTGAGTTTTACTCATGCTTTGCGACCTAGCTCTGATCAATATGAGGAGCTCTATCAGCGTCTATTTCATTATTATCAACCCTATGAAGACAGTGAAAGTGTATTCATTAAAGAGCGCTTGATCAGACCAAACCAACTCACTGATGTGAACGCCATTATTTATCGTTTACAAGTTTCTGGTGAAATTAATCATCAAGAAGCAGACATGTTATTAAGGCAAAGTAATGATCATTATGATTCATCCTTGGTTTTAATCATTAAAGAGTTTCAGAAAAGGCATGGTTTAAAACAAGATGGGATAATCGGCCCTAAAACCTTACATTGGCTCAATATGACAGCGAAAGAGCGTGTACGTATCATGGCATTAAATATTCAGCGTTTGCGCTTATGGGAGAATAAGAACTCGAATTTCGTATTAGTGAATATTCCGTCCTACGAGATGGCTTATTGGCAAGAAGGAGAGTTGGTGTTTACGAGTAAAGTCATTGTTGGTAAACCTGAAAGGCGAACACCTATTTTCACTACTAGGTTAAATGCAATTGTGTTTAATCCTGAATGGAAAGTACCAACAAAAATAATGCGAGAAGATATTTTACCAAAGGCATTAAATAATAAAGATTTTTTACAATCACAAAATTTCGAGATTATTCCTACATGGCTAAGTAAAGAGGTTATCTCTATTGATGATATTGATTGGGAGCAGGTGAATGTAGAGACTTTTCCTTATAAGTTAAAGCAGAAATCAGGTAACACCAATGCACTGGGACGATATAAATTTAATACACCTAATCGAAATGCCATTTATCTGCATGATACGCCATCTCGTTCACTATTTAGTAAGCAGCATAGAGCATACAGTTCAGGATGCATTCGGGTTGAAAAGGCCTCGGAGTTTGCCCAATTGCTTATGAAGGAATCTCACTTCTCAACTCAAGATTATAAGGATTATCATGAGTTACCAGAGACAAGTAAAGTTTCGTTGGATCAGCAGATATCCGTTTATACCATATATCAAACTTCCTGGGTTGGAGAAGATAACCAAGTGCAGTTTAGAAATGATATATACAAATACGATGAATGGAGTAAAAGTCGAAATTGA
- a CDS encoding amidohydrolase produces the protein MYLRKSLVAAAVAASSLFSFSAVSAQQADLMITDATVLTMNAAKDVYENGVVVIKGNKILAVGTEELAKKYSAKTTLDVDGDIVLPGLINTHTHASMTVFRSLGDDVPDRLHRYIFPLEKKLVSRDMVRIGANLGNVEMVKGGVTTYADMYYFEDEVAKTVDKIGMRAILGESVIKFPVADAANADEGIQYALNFIEEYKDHPRITPAFAPHAPYTNTTETLQKIAKLSLELDVPVMIHLAESHREEEVIAERSNGMSPVEYMHSIGALNKNLIGAHMILIDDKDIELVKEADMGVAHNMSANIKSAKGVSPALKMYDEDVRIGLGTDGPMSGNTLSIIDEFNQVAKVHKLVNKDRAAMPPLKVIDMATMGAAKALHMEDKIGSLEVGKLADIIVVDTKAPNMLPVYNPYSALVYSANSGNVRHTIVDGEILMKDRELLTVNEDEIRKELIEFTKVVRKTVIDSGEVVQ, from the coding sequence ATGTATTTACGAAAATCGCTAGTCGCTGCAGCCGTTGCAGCAAGCTCATTATTTTCTTTTTCTGCTGTTTCTGCACAACAAGCAGACTTAATGATCACTGACGCAACAGTACTGACAATGAACGCTGCAAAAGACGTTTATGAAAATGGTGTTGTTGTGATTAAAGGCAATAAAATTTTAGCGGTAGGTACAGAGGAACTTGCTAAAAAATACTCAGCGAAGACCACATTAGATGTGGATGGCGATATTGTACTGCCAGGCTTAATTAACACCCATACGCATGCTTCAATGACGGTTTTCCGATCATTAGGTGATGACGTTCCTGACCGTTTACACCGTTATATATTCCCTCTAGAAAAGAAATTAGTGTCACGTGATATGGTCCGTATTGGTGCTAATTTGGGTAACGTTGAAATGGTAAAAGGTGGGGTGACCACTTATGCTGATATGTACTATTTTGAAGATGAAGTTGCAAAAACAGTCGATAAGATTGGTATGCGTGCAATTTTAGGTGAGAGTGTTATTAAATTCCCTGTCGCTGATGCTGCAAATGCCGATGAGGGTATTCAATACGCTCTAAATTTTATCGAGGAATATAAAGATCACCCTCGTATTACACCAGCGTTTGCTCCTCATGCTCCCTATACAAATACTACTGAAACATTGCAAAAAATTGCCAAGTTATCATTAGAGTTAGATGTTCCTGTTATGATTCATTTGGCAGAATCTCATCGTGAAGAGGAGGTAATTGCTGAGCGTTCTAATGGGATGTCTCCAGTTGAATATATGCACAGTATTGGAGCGCTTAATAAGAACCTGATTGGCGCTCATATGATCTTAATTGATGACAAAGATATTGAGTTAGTAAAAGAAGCGGATATGGGTGTTGCTCACAATATGAGTGCAAACATTAAGTCTGCGAAAGGGGTATCACCAGCTCTGAAAATGTACGACGAGGACGTGCGTATTGGTTTAGGTACAGACGGTCCAATGTCAGGTAATACACTAAGCATTATTGATGAGTTTAACCAAGTAGCGAAAGTTCATAAACTGGTGAATAAAGATCGTGCAGCAATGCCACCGCTAAAAGTCATTGATATGGCGACAATGGGTGCAGCAAAAGCATTACATATGGAAGATAAGATAGGCTCGTTAGAAGTTGGGAAATTAGCAGATATCATTGTGGTAGATACCAAAGCACCAAATATGTTACCAGTTTACAACCCATATTCAGCGTTAGTTTACTCTGCTAACTCAGGGAATGTTCGCCATACAATTGTGGATGGTGAAATTCTGATGAAAGATCGTGAACTATTAACGGTTAATGAAGATGAAATCCGTAAAGAACTTATTGAATTTACAAAGGTTGTTCGTAAAACTGTTATCGATAGCGGTGAAGTTGTTCAATAA
- the queD gene encoding 6-carboxytetrahydropterin synthase QueD: MTTELYKDFMFEAAHHLPHVPEGHKCGRLHGHSFLVRLYVEGEVDPHTGWVVDFAEIKAAFKPTYDRLDHYYLNDIKGLENPTSEVLAKWIWNEVKPNLPLLSKIEIKETCTAGCTYRGE; encoded by the coding sequence ATGACAACTGAACTATATAAAGACTTCATGTTTGAAGCAGCACACCATTTACCACATGTACCAGAAGGTCATAAATGTGGTCGCCTTCATGGTCACTCTTTTTTAGTTCGTTTGTATGTTGAGGGTGAAGTTGATCCACATACAGGTTGGGTTGTTGATTTTGCAGAAATTAAAGCGGCATTCAAACCAACCTATGATCGTCTTGACCATTACTACCTAAACGACATTAAAGGGTTAGAAAACCCAACAAGTGAAGTATTAGCTAAGTGGATTTGGAATGAAGTAAAACCAAATTTACCACTGTTAAGCAAAATCGAAATTAAAGAAACCTGTACAGCAGGTTGTACTTACCGCGGTGAGTAA
- the htpX gene encoding protease HtpX: MKRIALFLATNLAVMIVFSIVLNIVYAVTGIQQGSLSGLLVMAVLFGFGGSLISLMMSKSMALRSVGGEVIEQPRNETEHWLLETVSRQAQQVGIGMPTVAIYDSPDMNAFATGAKRDDSLVAVSTGLLHSMTRDEAEAVLAHEVSHIANGDMITMTLMQGVVNTFVIFLSRMIANAVSGFTSSDEEGEGEGGSFMTYFIVSTVLELAFGFLASFLTMWFSRHREFHADAGAAQLVGKQKMIAALERLRMGQESQLEGSMMAFGINGKKSLTELLMSHPPLEKRIDALRQM; encoded by the coding sequence ATGAAGCGTATAGCGCTGTTTTTAGCAACAAACTTAGCGGTAATGATTGTATTCAGTATTGTTCTGAATATCGTTTACGCGGTTACGGGGATCCAACAAGGTAGTTTATCTGGCTTATTGGTAATGGCAGTATTGTTTGGTTTTGGTGGTTCATTAATTTCTTTAATGATGTCGAAATCAATGGCACTACGTTCTGTGGGCGGCGAGGTAATTGAACAGCCTCGCAATGAAACAGAGCATTGGTTATTAGAAACGGTTTCTCGTCAAGCTCAACAGGTTGGTATTGGTATGCCAACGGTTGCTATTTACGATTCACCAGACATGAACGCATTTGCTACTGGCGCAAAGCGTGATGATTCATTGGTGGCTGTTTCTACAGGTTTATTGCACAGCATGACTCGCGATGAAGCTGAAGCGGTATTAGCGCACGAAGTTAGCCATATTGCGAATGGTGATATGATCACGATGACGTTAATGCAAGGTGTTGTGAATACCTTTGTTATTTTCTTATCTCGTATGATTGCTAATGCGGTAAGTGGCTTTACATCAAGCGATGAAGAGGGCGAAGGTGAAGGCGGAAGCTTCATGACGTACTTCATTGTGTCTACTGTACTTGAATTAGCGTTTGGCTTCTTAGCAAGCTTCCTAACGATGTGGTTTAGCCGTCACCGTGAATTCCATGCGGATGCGGGTGCTGCTCAGTTAGTTGGTAAACAAAAAATGATTGCAGCTCTTGAACGCTTACGTATGGGGCAGGAGTCTCAGCTAGAAGGTTCTATGATGGCATTTGGTATTAACGGTAAAAAATCGTTAACCGAATTGTTGATGAGCCACCCACCTCTAGAGAAACGTATTGACGCTCTTCGTCAAATGTAA
- a CDS encoding dicarboxylate/amino acid:cation symporter, with protein MKKSLSSKIFIGLFAGLLIGTAIQYMFNGIAFFDSFILGAAEGVGGMFVSLIKLLVVPLVYVSIVCGIVELKDIASFGRLGGKTFALYLINTIIAIAAALTVGMIFAPGADANLAGTIAAGTVELKATETPDIFSLITNIVPSNPIQAFASGDMLQIIFMAILTGLAIQALDHRGGPAIKTFKVANEIMMKLISLVMSLAPYGVFALMIQLGATLDANTLMSVASYVALVIAMLVFWIFVFYPIMVGLTTGISPKTFLRAVREQILFSLSTASSNATIPVTMRTLTEKLNVSKSVAGFGVPLGATMNMSGVSIYIALAAIFVANAFGQPINSADLFTLGFTILLLSIGAGGVPGGGVVMVGVILHQLGLPPEGLAIVAAVDRINDMFCTSSNVVGDTAVNTIVAKSEGEIAETEVEDGATFAQTMRN; from the coding sequence ATGAAAAAGTCACTTTCCAGTAAAATTTTTATAGGTTTATTCGCAGGCCTATTAATAGGTACTGCTATTCAATATATGTTTAATGGCATTGCTTTTTTTGATTCATTTATATTAGGAGCTGCCGAAGGCGTTGGTGGGATGTTTGTCTCTCTAATTAAACTTCTTGTTGTTCCTCTTGTTTATGTTTCGATAGTTTGTGGCATCGTTGAATTAAAAGACATTGCCTCTTTTGGTCGCCTTGGTGGTAAAACTTTTGCTCTTTACCTTATTAACACCATCATTGCGATTGCTGCTGCATTAACAGTAGGTATGATATTTGCGCCAGGCGCTGACGCAAATTTAGCAGGAACGATTGCTGCAGGTACGGTTGAATTAAAAGCAACAGAAACACCTGATATCTTTTCTCTAATAACGAATATTGTACCAAGCAACCCTATTCAAGCGTTTGCAAGTGGCGATATGCTGCAAATCATCTTTATGGCAATTCTAACTGGCCTAGCTATTCAGGCACTTGACCACCGTGGCGGCCCTGCAATTAAGACCTTTAAAGTTGCGAATGAAATCATGATGAAGCTAATTAGCTTAGTAATGAGTCTTGCCCCTTATGGTGTTTTTGCGCTTATGATTCAATTAGGCGCTACTTTAGATGCAAATACACTAATGTCAGTGGCTAGTTATGTTGCTCTTGTTATCGCTATGCTTGTATTCTGGATTTTTGTTTTCTACCCAATAATGGTAGGTCTAACTACAGGTATTTCGCCAAAAACATTTTTACGTGCCGTTCGTGAACAAATTCTATTTTCGCTATCAACAGCAAGTTCAAATGCAACTATCCCTGTAACGATGCGTACTCTTACAGAGAAACTGAACGTATCTAAATCAGTAGCAGGCTTTGGTGTTCCTTTAGGTGCAACAATGAACATGTCTGGCGTATCAATCTATATCGCACTTGCTGCTATCTTTGTAGCAAATGCATTTGGACAACCGATTAATTCAGCTGACTTATTCACTCTTGGCTTTACCATCCTATTACTTTCTATTGGTGCTGGTGGTGTTCCTGGCGGTGGCGTTGTTATGGTTGGTGTTATCTTGCACCAATTAGGACTTCCACCAGAAGGATTAGCAATTGTTGCTGCCGTTGACCGTATTAACGATATGTTCTGTACTTCATCAAATGTGGTTGGTGATACCGCAGTAAATACCATTGTTGCAAAATCAGAAGGCGAAATCGCAGAAACAGAAGTTGAAGATGGGGCAACATTCGCTCAAACAATGAGAAATTAA
- a CDS encoding acetate uptake transporter, translating to MSNKLANPAPLGLMAFGMTTVLLNLHNAGFFPLNTAILAMGIFYGGTAQVIAGIMEYKKGNTFGTTAFTSYGFFWLSLVALILMPEMGLGQATSATFMGWYLSMWGVLTFFLFLGTFNYPRAKQVVFASLTILFALLAARDFTGSVVIGHLAGYVGLFCGLSAMYFSMAQVINGEYGRTVLPVGEVKAKAETVTA from the coding sequence ATGTCAAACAAACTTGCAAACCCTGCACCATTAGGCCTAATGGCTTTTGGTATGACAACTGTACTACTTAACCTGCACAACGCTGGTTTCTTCCCATTAAACACAGCTATTTTAGCTATGGGTATCTTCTATGGTGGTACTGCGCAAGTAATTGCTGGCATCATGGAATACAAAAAAGGTAACACATTCGGTACGACTGCATTTACTTCGTACGGTTTCTTCTGGTTATCTTTAGTTGCACTTATCCTTATGCCTGAAATGGGTCTAGGTCAAGCTACTTCAGCTACATTCATGGGTTGGTACCTATCTATGTGGGGTGTACTAACATTCTTCTTGTTCTTAGGTACATTTAACTACCCACGCGCAAAACAAGTTGTATTTGCAAGCCTAACAATTCTATTTGCATTACTTGCAGCTCGTGATTTTACAGGTAGTGTAGTAATTGGCCACTTAGCTGGTTACGTTGGTCTTTTCTGTGGCCTAAGTGCAATGTACTTCTCTATGGCTCAAGTAATTAACGGTGAGTACGGTCGTACTGTATTACCTGTTGGTGAAGTAAAAGCTAAAGCAGAAACAGTAACTGCATAA